From the Primulina tabacum isolate GXHZ01 chromosome 3, ASM2559414v2, whole genome shotgun sequence genome, one window contains:
- the LOC142538615 gene encoding uncharacterized protein LOC142538615, with product MRRSLEFKLEPFDPEIERTARRRLQQQRAKERMEGDQQREEPRRIPMLDYAQPSLDGARPSIFNGVSDDAVRLRLFPFSLRDKAKSWLNCLPVGSITTWEDMAKAFLIKYFPPSKTMKLRADITTFAQYEQESLYEAWERYKDLLRRCPHHELPLGQRRGAGVNQVNDLSAVSAQLEALNRKIDGMSMSGSAMRLQEIFCDKCGGEHDVQDCQDGNPFYVLEGAPVKQVGFQNRPRNDPYSNTYNPGWRNHTNFSWGGQNNQHHQQRGPPYVMHQGFKPDPSREEKSNLEQMMTKFISATETRFQNQDASIKGLENQIGQLAKLIANREQGTLPSNTETNPREHVKAVELRSGKTLGSNEEKTKHGEDEVKNRGDFVVLDMEKDLEMPLILGRPFLATGKALIDVEEGKLRLREDELDEENMEMVAHLNAIPPWRKQVRLRLEELGDRKDLMPQKSSLEEPPTLELKPLHPHLKCEESNLVLNWEKCHFMVQEGIVLGHKVSENGIEVDKAKVEVIKNLPPPSSIKGVRIFLGHASFYRHFIKDFSKIAKPLSSLLMKDAEFNFDSTCLHAFEILKESLVTAPVLTVPDWELPFEVMCDASDTAVGAVLGQRKNKKDAKPRLIRWILLLQEFDLEIRDKKGVENVVADHLSRLEHVRIKGSDDDIDDWFPDEQLLEDARLYVLNCDRCQRTGNISNRHEMPLNNIIECEIFDVWGIDFMGPFPASFAKKFILVAVEYVSKWVEAEACATNDAQVVLKFLKKHIFNRFGAPRAIISDGGTHFCNKIFDKLLGKYGVTHKVSTPYHPQTSGQVEVSNREIKRILEKTVNVNRKDWSIRLDDALWAYRTAFKTPIGEKRLLQLNQLDEFRGIAYDLALSYKKRTKRAHDKHIIRREFKVVEAVLVYNSRLRLFPGKVKSRWSGPFTIAKVFPSGAVVLHDGKDGTFTVNAQRLKHYIGGTIEPQIGVTRLHDGH from the exons atgcgaagatcactCGAGTTTAAGCTTGAGCCTTTTGACCCCGAGATCGAACGCACAGCTAGACGTCGACTACAGCAGCAAAGAGCGAAGGAAAGAATGGAAGGCGATCAACAAAGAGAAGAGCCAAGGCGTATACCGATGTTGGATTATGCACAGCCTTctcttgatggagcacgtccaagcatc tttaatggCGTGTCTGATGACGCTGTTCGTTTGCGTTTATTTCCATTTTCACTGAGAGATAAAGCTAAGTCGTGGTTAAACTGTTTGCCTGTAGGGTCTATTACTACATGGGAAGATATGGCAAAGGCATTCCTGATCAAGTACTTTCCTCCATCAAAGACTATGAAGCTCAGAGCCGACATTACTACTTTTGCTCAATATGAGCAAGAGTCACTTTACGAGGCATGGGAGCGCTACAAGGACTTGTTGAGGAGATGTCCACACCATGAgctgcctcttgg GCAGAGACGAGGTGCTGGAGTTAATCAAGTTAATGATTTGTCGGCGGTTTCAGCACAGTTAGAGGCTTTGAATAGAAAGATTGATGGGATGAGCATGAGTGGGTCGGCTATGCGTCTGCAAGAAATTTTCTGTGATAAGTGTGGGGGTGAGCATGATGTGCAGGATTGCCAAGATGGCAATCCATTCTATGTGCTTGAGGGAGCACCGGTAAAACAAGTGGGATTCCAGAACCGTCCTAGAAATGACCCTTACTCGAACACATATAATCCGGGATGGAGGAATCACACAAACTTTTCATGGGGAGGTCAAAACAACCAACATCACCAACAAAGAGGTCCACCATATGTGATGCACCAAGGATTCAAGCCAGACCCGTCACGGGAGGAGAAGTCCAATTTAGAGCAAATGATGactaaatttatttctgcaacAGAGACGCGATTTCAGAACCAAGATGCATCCATAAAGGGGTTAGAGAATCAAATTGGACAATTGGCTAAGCTGATTGCTAATAGGGAGCAAGGAACTTTACCAAGCAACACGGAAACTAACCCAAGAGAACATGTGAAGGCGGTGGAATTGCGTAGTGGAAAAACACTCGGGTCTAATGAGGAAAAGACCAAGCACGGTGAGGATGAGGTGAAAAATCGAggag actttgtggtacttgacatggagaaAGATTTAGAGATGCCTTTAATCCTAGGGAGACCGTTTCTGGCTACAGGGAAAGCACTGATTGATGTTGAGGAGGGGAAATTGAGACTGAGA GAGGACGAGCTAGACGAGGAAAATATGGAGATGGTAGCTCATTTGAATGCCATTCCACCTTGGAGAAAGCAAGTGAGGCTTAGACTAGAGGAATTGGGAGACAGAAAAGATTTAATGCCTCAAAAGTCAAGCCTAGAGGAGCCACCTACTTTGGAGCTCAAACCATTACATCCACATCTCAA ATGTGAGGAGAGCAATTTGGTGttgaattgggagaagtgtcattttatggttcaAGAGGGGATTGTGTTAGGACACAAGGTATCGGAGAATGGAATTGAGGTTGACAAAGCCAAGGTGGAAGTAATCAAAAACTTACCCCCACCTTCATCAATAAAAGGAGTTAGAATTTTCCTAGGGCATGCTAGTTTTTATAGGcatttcattaaagatttttccaaaattgctAAACCTTTATCCTCTTTGTTGATGAAAGATGctgaatttaattttgattctaCTTGTCTGCATGCATTCGAGATACTCAAGGAAAGCTTGGTGACAGCACCTGTTCTGACTGTCCCTGATTGGGAGCTACCGTTTGAGgtgatgtgcgatgctagtgataCAGCTGTTGGTGCGGTGCTGGGTCAAAGGaagaacaag AAAGATGCGAAACCTAGGTTAAttaggtggattttattattgcaagaatttgatctcgaAATTCGAGATAAAAAGGGTGTGGAAAATGTAGTTGCTGACCACCTGTCTAGGCTTGAGCATGTTAGAATTAAGGGCAGTGACGATGATATAGATGActggtttcctgatgaacaaTTGCTTGAG GATGCTCGTTTGTATGTTCTCAattgtgatagatgccaacgcACAGGTAATATTTCCAACCGTCATGAGATGCCTTTAAATAACATTATTGAGTGTGAAATATTTGATGTGTGGGGtattgattttatgggtcctTTTCCTGCGTcttttgcaaagaaatttattcTGGTGGCAGTGGAGTATGTATCTAAATGGGTGGAGGCAGAGGCTTGTGCCACTAATGATGCACAAGTggtgttaaaatttttgaagaaacatatttttaatcgatttGGTGCACCACGTGCAATCAtaagtgatggtggcacccatttttgcaacaaaatttttgataaactgTTGGGCAAATATGGTGTCACCCACAAGGTTTCCACTCCATACCATCCCCAAACTAGTGGACAAGTTGAAGTATCCAATCgagaaattaagaggattttagaGAAGACGGTTAATGTGAATAGGAAGGACTGGTCCATTCGGTTAGATGATGCTTTGTGGGCGTATCgtactgcttttaaaacacctatag GTGAAAAACGATTGCTGCAGTTGAATCAGTTAGATGAGTTTCGGGGAATAGCTTATGATCTTGCACTATCTTACAAGAAACGCACCAAACGAGCCCATGACAAACACATTATAAGAAGGGAATTCAAAGTGGTTGAAGCGGTGTTGGTATACAATTCTCGCTTACGACTCTTTCCGGGCAAGGTAAAGtcaaggtggtcaggaccattcacTATAGCCAAGGTGTTCCCATCGGGTGCAGTGGTGTTGCATGATGGCAAGGACGGGACATTTACTGTGAACGCTCAAAGATTGAAGCACTATATCGGTGGCACAATTgagccacaaattggagtcaCTCGGCTCCATGACGGTCATTGA